CGCCGAGCATCGCTGCTCTTGTGGCGCGAAAGTTGGCACGGCTCGAATTGAGGCTCAAGCCGAACTTTCGACCAAACGCTGCCTATTCTTTCGGCGCGCCCGCTTTGACCTCCGCACCGCGGCGCAAGCCCAGCCGCGCCATCGTCTCGTACGCGGTGACGATCTCTTCGGCGATGGCGCTGAGGGGGATGCGCTCGGCCGTCGCCTGGTCGCGCAGGAGTCGGTAGGCGGCGTCCTCGGCCATCCCCTGCTCGTCCATCAGGACGCGGATCGCCCGGTCGACCATGCGCCGGCCCTTCAGCGTGTCCTCCAGCTTGCGGATCTTGCCGTTGAGCCGCCCTTCGGTGCGGTGGCGGTACCGCGCCAGGGTGAACTGCGTCAGGATCCCCAGCGGGCGCAGCGGCTTGCTCATCACGCCGTGGGCGTTGAGGTCGTAGATCGACTTCAGCGTCGTCGGGCTCTCGTACGTGACGATGGCGATGACGGCGACGTCGTGCCCCTCGAGGAGCTGCACCATGTCGCCCACCGCCACCTCGTCGACACCGACGAGGATGGTGTCGATCCCGTCCGGCAGCACCAGCGGCGGCGGCCAGGCATGGCCGACCGCGCAGCCGAGGCGCTTCAGGTGCGCGCCGAGCAGCTGGCCGTCCTCGTCTTGCGGGTGGATCAGCAGCGCGCGGGCGCGGCGCAATTCGTCGAGGATGCGCCGCGCGCCCCGCCCTTGGCTATCGTTCATGCCGCTCCCCTCGCCGGCTGCCCCGTGTATCGCAGAGGCATCCGCCGTGCCGCGGCGGCACGGGTCGGCGAGCGGGTCGTCGGGTCCATCGCGCTCACGCCCAGGACTCCAGCGCGCGCTCTTCGATGCGGGTCGCGGCAAGGTAGGGGTCCGGGCGGACGGCGACGCGGCTCTCCCAGACGATATCGAACAAGCCCTGCGCGTTGGCCACACCGATGCGCGGGGTGAGCCACAGGTGGCGCGTGTCGGCGTCGACGCGCACGCGGCCCTCGGGCGTGTCGAACTCGTCGCCCAGGGGGTCGAGCGCGATGCGGCGCGGGTCGGCGGCACCGACGCGGGCGAGCGCGCGGGCGAACATGTGGACCTGCATGTAGGCCGCCTCGGACCAGATGCTGGTGGTCGCCTCGGCTCCGAAGCGTGCCTTGAACGCTTCGACGAAGGCGCGGTTGGCGGCGTTGTCGACCGTCTGCACGTAGGTCGCGGCGAGGATGTGGCCGGTACAGGCCGCCGCGCCGATGGTGGCGATCTCCGTCTCGGCCATGGTGAGGCTCGCGATCGGCTGGCGCGCGCGGTCGAACCCGGCCGCGTCGTAGAGGCGATAGAACGCCTGCGCGGAGGTGCCGATGATTGTGGAGAAGACCGCATCCGGCGCCGCGGTGCGGATCTTCGGGATGATGTCCTCCAGCGCGTCCGCCCCCGCCTCCAACGGCACGTAGGTCTCGCCGACGACCTCGCCGCCGCGCGCCTCGATCAGCTCCTGCATGATGCGGTTGGACTCGCGCGGGAAGATGTAGTCCGAGCCGACGAAGTAGATGCGTCCGCCGTGATGGCGGATCAGGTAATCGGCCAGCGGCAGGCACGTCTGGTTCACGGTGGCGCCGCAGTAGAGGACGTTCTCGCAATACTCGAACCCCTCGTACATCGAGGGGTAGAACAACAGCCCGTTGTGCCGCTCGACGATCGGCAGCACCGTCTTGCGGCTCGCCGACATGGAGCAGCCGAAGATGATGTCGAGATCGTCTTCGGCGAGCATGCGGCGGGCGAGTGCCAGATAGTCGGCGTTGCGGGCACCGGGATCGTACACGGTCGGCACGATGGGGCGGCCGAGAATGCCGCCGGCGGCGTTGATCTCGGCGATGGCGAGCTCGGTGCCGCGCAGGTGCTCGGTTTCGGTGACGACGGTGGTGCCGCTCCTAGAGAACAAGACGCCGACGCGCCAACCATCCGAATCAGGGCTCACGTCCCCTCCCTACCGTCACTCCACGAAGCGCGCGATGCTATGGGCCCACCTGCGCCGCGACAAGGCACGGCCCCCGCCGGGCCGACCTGCCGCGCCGCTCGCAGCGGCCGTCGCGCGCGGTTCGCGCCGTCGGGGGCAGATGGCACGCCATCCGTGGATCCGGGCATCGAATTGAATAGCTATCGTTCGGTGCAAAATTTCGACCATACGGCGAAGGGCGCGCCGCCGGGCGGGCCCGTCGCCGATCCGGACGCGCGCTGAACGCCGATCCGGTGAGCGCCCGCTTCGTGCAGACGATCCAGAGCGGCATGTCGATCCTGGCGCGCGATGGGGCGAACCGCGAGGATCTCGTTGCGGTCGCCGAAGTGGCGATGGCCGCCTGGGACGCGCACTTGTCCGCCGCCGGCGCACCGGGCCGGCCGCCGACGCGACCCGGATAAGGCCGGCGCCGGCCCCTTCTGCCCGCTCGGGTGTCGAGGCTACCGTCGACGATCGGCTCTACGCGTCCGGATTTGTCGTCCACGCCGATCAACGTCAGCGAGACTGGGACGGGTCGGCCGGGAAGAGGCTCTGCGGCCGCGGGGGGCTGCGCCGTCAGCGGTGGCGCAGGTTCTCGACCAGCAGGCGGAAGGCGAGGCCGTGCTGCCGGCGGCTCGGATAATAGATGTGATAGCCCTCCCAGGTGGGCCACCAGTCCGCCAGCACCGGCAGGAGCCGACCGGCGGTCAGGTGCGCCTCCACCTGATCGAGCGGCACGAAGACGAGGCCGATGCCATCGAGCGCGGACGCCACGCGCAGGGCGAGACTGTTGAACACCGCCGGCCCCTCGATCCGCACGCGGCGCGTCTCGCCGTCCTTCTCCAGCGGCCAGGTGAAAATCTCGCCGCGCGTCGGCAGACGCGAGCGCACGCAGCGGTGCACGGTCAGCGCGTCCGGGTCGGTGGGCATCGGGTAGCGTTCGAAGTAGGCCGGCGCGCCGACCACCGCCATCGTCACGTCGGCGCTGATGCGCACCGCGATCATGTCCCGCGCAACCTGATTGCCGAGGCGCACCCCCGCGTCGAACCGGTCGGCGACGATGTCGATCATGCCGCCGTCGACGATGATCTCAACCTCCACGTCCGGATATTCCAGCGCGAACGCGGCGAGGCGGGGTTGCAGCACCCGCACGGCCGGATGCTCGCCGGCGCTGATGCGGATGGTACCGCGCGGGGTGTCGCGGATCTCGTTCAGCTCGTCGAGAGCGTCCTGCATCTCCCCGAACTGCGGGCCGAGGCGGGCGAGCAGGCGCGCCCCCGCCTCCGTCGGCGCGACGCTGCGGGTGGAGCGGGTCAGGAGACGCACGCCGAGCGCCTCCTCCAGGTTGCGGATCGTCTGGCTCAGCGCCGACTGCGACATTCCGAGTTCCGCCGCCGCGTTGGTGAAGCTGCGGTGCCGCGCGACGACGGTGAAGGCGAACAGGTCGTTGAAGACGCGGCGGTCCATTATGCCTGCATTTCGATAAAGCCAATCTCATTTTGAAGGGTAATCGCTGAGTGGCGCGGCGTCCATCTGAGGTCGGCGCCCCGGTGTCGTGGGGCGCTGCGCGCAGGCGCAGTCCGTTCGAAAGGAAGTATCCGTGCAGTCACGTACGCTCGGCACCCTCGACGTTTCGGCCCTCGGGCTCGGTTGCATGTCGATGAGTGCGCTTTACGGACCGCCGGGCGATCACGCCGAGATGATCGACGCGACCGCCGCGCGGATCCCGCTGGTGGGCGAGCGCCTGCCCGAGGCCGTCTTGGAGATGACCGGGCTCTGACCCGCGCCGCCGGCGGCGGCCACCCCGCCCCCGGCATCGACCCACCACCCCCGCGCGCCCGCCGCGCCCGACGATGGATCGACCCCCGATGACCCCACCTCGCCCCCTGCCGCTCGCCGCCCTGCTGGTGGGCCTGACCCTCGCCACCGCCGCGCGTGCCGAGCCCAACCGCGTCGAGTTCCCCGACGATCTCGACGCATTGGAGCACTACACCACCGTCACGCGCCGCGACGTCACCGAGTTCATGTACACCTCCCGCGCCGCGCTCGACGCGATCCGGGCCGGCGGCGAGATCCCGGACGGGACGCAGATCATCCTGCAGGACTGGCGCGAGGGCGAGGTCTACCGTCTCTTCGTGATGCAGAAGGGGGACGGCTGGGGCGCGGACTATGCCGCCGCCACCCGCACCGACGACTGGCAATTCCAGTGGTTCTGGCCGGACGGGTCGGTCAACATGGACGAAAACACCGCCCGCTGCCGCGCCTGCCATGCCGCGCGCGAGGGCCGCGACTTCATGTTCACCTACAACGATGCCCGGCGGTATGAGTGAGCGGGCGGCCCGGCTGAGGCCCCTGCCGCGCCTCTCCCTCGACCTCGCGGCGGCCGCCTTCCTGCTGATGGCGTTCGCCTACTGGTGGCTCGGCAACCTCGCCCACGAACTCTTCGGCACGACCTTCTTCCTCGTCCTGGTGCGCCATGTCGCCAACAACCGGGCATGGTGGGGCGCCGTCCGCCGCGGCCGCTACGACGCGCGCCGCACCGCGAGCCTCGTGCTGACGCTCCTGCTCGCGGTGGCGATGGCGGTGCTGCTGGCGACCAGCCTCGCCATTTCGCGCACGGTGTTCGCCGTCCTGCCGCTGCCGGACGCATTCAGCCTGCGCGAGGCGCACTGGTTCGCCGCCTACTGGGTCGTCGCCCTCGTCGGCCTGCATCTCGGCCTCAACTGGCCGAAGGTCTCGCGCCTCCTCAAGCGGGTGACCGGCCTGTCGCTCGCCGCAAGGGGGTGGCGCGTGGCGGGGATGGTGCTGGCGGCCGGTATCGCCGTGCTGGGGGTGGGCAGCGGGTCGGCGCTCGGCCTGTGGCCGCGCCTGGCCTTCCGCTACTCGCTCGTGATGTGGGACTTCAACGCCGCGCTGCTGCCCTTCTTCGGCCATTGGCTCGCCGTCGTCGGTCTGTTCGCGGTCGCGGGCCACATGGCGATGCGCCTCGTCGAGGTCGCCGGGGCCGCCGCGGCGCGACGGGAATAGGGCGCCGCGGTGGACCGCGGCCGGCCGTTGCCGGCGCATTGTCACAGGGCGCGTGACAGCGGCGCAAACTTGGCCAATAGATGCGCCAGGGAGTAAATAGCGCCGCCCTTAAGCGGCCGCATCGAGAGGGCCCTTCACTATGCGTCAGACCATCCGCCACGCGTTCGTCGCCATGGCGACACTCGCCATGTTCGGCGCCACGGCACCGGCCAAGGCCCAGGACTTCATCGGCATTCTCACGGGGGGCACGTCGGGCGTCTACTACCCGCTCGGCGTCGCGATCTCGAACGTCTACTCGCAGGAGATCGAGGGGGCGCGCCCGTCGGTCCAGTCGACCAAGGCCTCGGTCGAGAACCTCAACCTTTTGCAACAGGGCCGCGGCGAACTGGCCTTCACCCTCGGCGACAGCCTGGCGCTGGCCTGGGAAGGTGACGCCGATGCCGGCTTCCCGCGCAAGCTCGACAAGCTGCGTGGCCTCGCCGCGATCTACCCCAACTACGTGCAGATCGTCGCCTCCGAGGAGTCCGGCATCACCACGCTGGAGGATCTCAAGGGCAAGCGCCTCTCCGTCGGTGCGCCGAAGTCGGGCACCGAGCTGAACGCGCGCAAGATCCTCGAGGCCGCGGGCATGAGCTACGACGACCTCGCCAAGGTCGAGTACCTGCCGTTCGCCGAGTCTGTGGAGCTGATCAAGAACCGCCAGCTGGACGCGACGCTCCAGTCCGCCGGCCTCGGCGTGGCCTCGATCCGTGACCTTGCCACCAGCCTGCCGATCACCGTCGTGCCGATCCCGGCCGAGGTGACGGACGCGGCCGGCGCGCCGTTCGTGAAGCAGACGATCCCGGCCGGCACCTACGACGGCCAGGACGCCGACGTCGAGACCGCCGCGGTGCTCAACTACCTCGTCACGCACGACGGCGTGTCGGACGACCTCGCCTACGCGATGACGAAGGCGCTGTTCGAGAACCTGGACGACCTCGTCGCCGCGCATGCCGCCGCCAAGGCGATCAAGCTGGAAGGCGCGGCCGAGGGCATGCCCGTGCCGATGCATCCGGGCGCGGAGCGCTACCTGAAGGAGGTCGGCGTCCTAAACTGACGCCGCAGCCTCCCCGATAGAGCCACCGGCGGTCCGGCGAACCGGGCCGCCTCACACGCGACCTCAACCGCACCCGCGCGGGCACAGAGGGCTCCCGAATGGACGACCGGACCCCCCACCCGGAGCTGGCCGGCCAAGCCGAACTCCAAAATCCGGAGCATGGTCTGCCGGAGAGCTTCGGCGCCGGCTGGCCCGGCCGCATCCTCTTCTGGATCGCCGTCGCCTTCTCCACCTTCCAGATCGTGACCGCGTTCGGCGTGCCGCTCGACCGGCCGCTGCTGAACGGCGCGCTGGGCGTCGCGGTGACGCCGATGCGGCTCGCCTGGGTGGTGCTGGCGCTCGGCGGGCTGGGGCTGGCGGTACGGGCGGCGCGGGGGCGGCCGTTCGCCGAGGGCCTCGTCGCCCTCCTCGCGCTCGGCGCCGTGGCGGTGCTGATCGACGCCTTTTCCGGCACGCTGCCGAGCCAGGTGGTGCGGGCGCTGCACGTGGGCTTCCTCGGCCTGGTGGCGGGCGGAATGCTCGCCAACCACCGCGCCCGGACGGGCTTCGGCCGCACGATCGGCTGGGTCTTCGGCGCGGCGGCGTTCGGCGTCGGCCTCTATCAGTGGGCCTTCTACGAACCGCTGCTGATCCGCGCCGGATACCCGACCACGCTCGACCTCGTCGTCGGCTCGGCGGCGATCGTCCTCCTCTTCGCCTTCGTGTGGCGCGTGATGGGGCCGGCGCTCGTCATCGTCGCGGGGATCTTCCTCGCCTACTGCCTGTTCGGCCAGTATCTGCCGGCGCCGTTCAACCACCGCGGCTACCCGTTCGAGCAGGTGGTCGAGCATATGGCCTACGGCACCGAAGGCATCTACGGCGTCGCGACCTACGTGTCGGCGACGTACATCTTCCTCTTCATCCTGTTCGGCGCCTTCCTGGAGCGCGCCGGCATGATCGGCCTCTTCACCGACATCGCGATGGGCCTGTTCGGCGGCGCACGCGGCGGGCCGGCGAAGGTCGCGGTGTTCTCCTCGGCGCTGATGGGGACGATCTCGGGCTCGGGCGTCGCCAACGTGGTGTCGACCGGGCAGTTCACCATCCCGCTGATGAAGCGGTTCGGCTACCGTGCCGGGTTCGCCGGCGGTGTCGAGGCCACGGCCTCGATGGGCGGGCAGATCATGCCGCCGGTGATGGGCGCGGTCGCCTTCATCATGGCCGAGACGCTGGACGTCGCCTACGTCGAGATCGTCAAGGCGGCGATCATTCCGGCCGTGCTCTACTACGCCTCCGCCTTCCTGGCGGTGCACCTGGAGGCCGGCAAGCGTGGCCTCGCGGGCCTGCCCAAGGCCGAACTCCCCAATGCCGGCCGCGCGATCGCCGAGAAGTGGCACCTCATCCTGCCGCTGGCCGCGCTCGTCTACCTCCTGTTCTCGGGCTACACGCCGCTCTTCGCCGGCTCGGTCGGCCTGGCGCTGACGGCGCTGCTGATCCTCGCCGGATCGGCCGCGCTGGGGATCACGGCGCAGGCGGTGCGTCTTCTCTTCTGGGTCGCCATCGGGCTGCTGGCGGCGACCGCACTGTGGCTGGGGGTGACGCTGGTGCTCGGCCTCGTCATCGTCGCGGCTGCGCTCAGCCTCCTCTACCGCGGCGGACGCGAGACGCTGATCACCTGCCGCGCTGCGCTGGCGGACGGCGCCCGCCAAGCGCTCCCGGTCGGCCTCGCCTGCGCCTCGGTCGGCATCGTCATCGGCACCATGACGCTGACGGGCATCGGCACGATCTTCGGCTCGTGGGTGGTGTCGGTCGGCGAAAGCTCGCTGATCCTGTCGCTGGTGCTGACGATGATCGTCAGTCTGATCCTCGGCATGGGGATCCCGACCATCCCGAACTACATCATCACATCCTCGCTCGCCGCGCCCGCGCTGCTCGACCTCGGGGTGCCGCTGATCGTCTCCCACATGTTCGTCTTCTACTTCGGCATCATGGCGGACCTGACGCCGCCGGTGGCGCTCGCCTGCTTCGCCGCCTCGCCGATCGCCAAGGAGTCGGGCTTCAAGATCTCGATCCAGGCGATGAAGATCGCGCTGCCGGGCTTCGTGATCCCCTACATGGCGGTCTACGACCCGGCGCTGATGGTGCAGGCCGTCGGCGGCGCATCGGGCGCCTTCTTCGCGCTCGACGTCGCCTACATGGTGCTGAAGGCGGCGCTGGCGGTGGGCATGTGGGGCGTGGCGGCGATCGGCTACCTGCGCGGCCCGCTCGCAGCGTGGGAGCGCCTGCTGGCGGTGGCGGCGGCGGCCTCGCTCGTGATCGCCAGTCCGGTGACCGACCCGATCGGCTTCGCCCTCGTCGCGCTGGTGGTGGGGATCCATTGGTGGCGCACGGGACGCGCGACCCCGGCCCGGGCGTGAGGTCCGGCGCGTGAGCCTTTGTCTCCTCGCCGCGGCGCTCACCGTGCCGCTGACGGGCGACACGGTGACGCTCGCCTGGTCACACTCGGTGGAGCACGTGCGCTGGGAGGAGACCTGGCGCGACACGCCGGAGGGTCTCGTCCTCGTCGAGGCGCGGGTCAAGGGCTCGGGCGCGGGCATGGACCCGCCCCCGGAGGCACACCTCGAGGACGGGTTCTGGGCCTGGACGCCGGCGATCCCGCCGCTGGCCGAGGTGGTGCTGCGCCGCTCGGGCGCGACGGCCGACTGGGAGTTGTGCCACGACGGCGCCTGCCGCTCGATGGCCGCGCTCCTGCCGCCCGAGGCAGACCCGGTGACCTTGGCGCCCTGCCCCGCGGGCTGAACCCGCGGCGCTCTCAGCCGCTCGCGAAGCGGATCACCCACTCGATGGCGTCGACGCTGAGGGCGCTGGTGACGGCGAACATGCCGATGAAGGCGAGCAGCGCGCCGCCCACCAGCACCGCGCCGCCGACGAGCGACATTCCGAGCAACTTGCCGATCAGGTCCCAACGCATCGAGGGCCTCTGCAACCAACGCGACAGACCTCTATCTAGGTGGCCCGTCCCGATTGCGCGGGGGCACAGGGGCAGAATGCCCCGCCGCACACCGCGGCACTGCCATGCGTGCGCGACGAGGCCGCCCCGGCTCGCAGCGCCCGGCCGGCTCAGCTGAAGAGAGTGCCGCCGTTGATGTCGATGTTGGCGCCGGTGATGAAGGCGGCCTCGTCGGACGCGAGGTAGGCGACCGCGTTGGCGACGTCGCGCGAGGTTCCCTGGCGCTTCAGCGGTGTCGCGGCCTCCACCTTCACGCGGACTTCGGGCTGGGTGTGGATGTTGTGGAAGTCGGTGTCGATCATGCCGGGACACAGGGCATTGACGCGGATCCGGGGGCCGAGCTCCTTGGCGAGGCCGCGCGTCATCGTCGCGACGGCGCCCTTGGAGGTGGCGTAGGCGACCGCGCCCGGTCCGCCGCCGTCGCGCGCCGCCTGGCTGGCGATGTTGATGATGGCGCCGCTCGTCATGTGCGGCAGGACGGCCTTGATCATGTGAAAGGTGCTGGTGAGGTTGAGGTCCATGACCGCGTTCCAATGGTCGAGCGTCATCTCGGCCATCGTCTTGCGGGCGATCAGGCCGCCGGCGTTGTTGACCAGAATGTCGATCGCGCCGAACGTCTCGTGGGTACGGCGCACCAGTTCGGCCGCGTCTTCGGCGCGGGTGAGGTCGCCCGCGAGGGCGAACGCCTCGCCGCCGGCGGCCTTGATCTCGGCCACCGTCTCGTCGGCGCCCTGGCTGCTGGCGAAGTAGTTCACGGCGACTTTGACGCCGGCCTCGGCCAGCCGCACGGCGCAGGCACGCCCGATGTCTCGCCCGGCGCCCGTGACGATCGCGGTTTTTCCGTTCAACGACATGATGGTGGTCTCCTTTTGGGCCCGGGCCGGGCGGATGATGGCGGTCCGTGCGCCGGCCGCCGCTGTCGCCGCTTGCCGTGCGGCTGTTCGGGCTACTAGTATTCCAGATGCGCAGGTACAACAAGCGGCGGTCGGCATTCCAAGTTGGACAGCCGGCCAGAGTCTGGCACATGCCGAGGGCCGCGACGGCGCCCGCGCCGGAGCGGACGGCACGAGGTGGGCGCCGCGCGACAGGGGACGAGGGATTCATTGATGACGCAAACGGCCGCTCTCCAGGGGCGCACCAGCGTGGAACACATCGTCGACAGCCTCTACGGCGAGATCATCAAGCTGCGCCTGCTCCCCGGCGACAAGATTTCCGAGGCGGAGATCGCGCAGCGGTTCGGCGTATCGCGTCAGCCGGTGCGGGACGCGTTCAACCGGCTGGCGCTGCTCGACCTGGTCCAGGTGCGGCCGCAGCGCGCGACCACGGTGAAGCGCTTCTCCGCCAAGGCGATTCAGAAATCCCGCTTCATCCGCGCCGCGGTCGAGGCGGAGGTGCTGCGCCGCGCCGCCGCGGCGTGCGACGAGGCCGGCGGCTTGCGCCTCGACGCGGCGCTCGCCCAGCAGCGCGATGCCCTCCGGCACACCGACTACGAGTCGTTCGCGCGGCTGGACTACGAATTCCATAAGATATTGTGCGAAATCGGTCAGGTTTCATACGCCTACGACGTGATCTCGGTCGAGAAGGCGAAGGTCGATCGCTTGTGCATCCTCAGCCTCACCAACGAGGCGCGGATGCCCCAGTTAATCATCGACCATGAAGACATGGCCAAGGCGGTCAAAGCCGGCAACGTCGACTGGGCAGTGGCGGTCGGTATGCTGCATCTGACCCGGCTCGATACGACGATCGAGGCCGTGCGCCAGACCAATGCGGACTTCTTCGAGGCGGACGAAGACTGATCCGGCGACCGGACGCCGGAGCGTCGCCGATACAGCCGCGAGTTGACAACTGCCCGAACTAGCATACTAGTAATCCATTGTGATGGACGGAATGACGGCCATCCGGCCCGCTTCACCGGCGGGCGACACAATCATAATCGGAGGAATGGAATGGCTTTGCTGCACCGCTTCAAGGCGCACACCCTCGGCACTCTCGCCGGCTCTGCGCTCCTCGCGCTCACCGCGTCCGCGAGCGCTGCCGACATGCGCGGCTGGAACATCCACGTCGAGGACTACCCGGTGTCGATCGCCATGGAAGCGTTCGTCGACGAGGTCGAAGAGCGCACCGACGGCGCCATCACCGGCCGCGTCTACCACAACGGCGTGCTCGGCGATCAGCCCGACGCGATCGAGCAGGTGCGCCTCGGCGTGATCGACTTCGGCGTCTTCAGCCTCGGCCCCATGGGCCAGGCCGTGAACGCCACCAACGTCGTCTCGCTCCCCTTCATCTTCAAGAGCATCCCGCAGATGCACCGCCTGATGGACGGCGAGGTCGGCGAGGCGATCGGCGAAGGGATGCGCGAACGCGGCATCGTCGCCCTCGGCTGGTACGACGCGGGCGCCCGCTCCTTCTACAACTCGGTCCGCCCGATCAACACGCCGGCCGACGTCGACGGCCTGAAGATCCGCGTCATGAGCAACGACCTCTTCGTCAAGATGGTCGAGTCGATGGACGGGAACGCGACGCCGATGGCCTTCGGCGAAGTCTACCAGTCGATCAAGACCGGCGTCGTCGACGGGGCGGAGAACAACCCGCCGTCCTACGAATCGACGAACCACTACGAGGTCGCGAAATATTACTCGCTCACCGAGCACCTCATCATCCCCGAGTGCCTGTGCATGAGCCTGAAGACCTGGGACAAGCTGACGCCGGACCAGCAGACCATCCTGAAGGAGGCCGGCCGCGCCAGCGCCGAGTTGCAGCGCGGGCTGTGGGCCGAGCGCGAGGCGGCCAGCATGGAAACCGTCAAAGCCGGCGGCACCGAGGTCAACACCATCGCCGACAAGGCCCCCTTCCAGGAGGCGATGGCACCGGTCTACGAGGCCTTCCTCGCCGCCAATCCCGACCTGTCGGACCTCGTCGAGATGATGCGCAGCGCCGACTGACCGTCGCGTTTCGCCGGGCGCCCGCCGCTGGCCGGCCGGGCGCCCCACGCTGTCGCCCACCCGGATATCGCGACCATGTCCCCTTCTTCCCGGACCGACGGGCTTGTCGACCGCGCGCTGGACGGCGTGCGGTGGCTGTGCCTCGCCCTCGCCTCGCTCGCCCTCGTCACCCTCGTCATCACCTTCGGCTGGCTCGTCTTCGGGCGCTATGTCCTCAACGCGACGCCCACCTGGGTCGAGCAGCTGGCGCTCCTGCTGATCTGCTACATCGTCTTCCTCGGCGCCGCCGCGGGGGTCCGTGAGAACACCCACATCGGCGTCACCCTCTTTCGCGATCTCACCCCGCCGGTGGTGCAGAAGGTGCTGATCATCCTCGTCGACGTCGTGATGGCGGCGTTCGGCGCGGTGATGCTGAGCGCCGGAATCACGCTGATGATCTTCGGCTGGGATACGCGCCTTCCCATGCTGAACCTGCCCGAGAGCGTACGCACGCTGGCGATCACCTCCTGCGGCGCGCTCGTCTTCCTCTTCGCGGGCCTGCGCGCGGTGCAGCGCCTGGTGCGGTTCCGGTCGTTCGACCCGGCTCCGCCGGCAACGGAGCACTGACCTTGGGGCTTCTCCTCCTCCTCGGAACCTTCGCCCTCGGCATCGTCATCGGCATGCCGGTCGCCTTCGCGATGGGCATCGCCGCCGCCACGGCCTTCTTCTACGAAGGCTTCCCCATGCTGATCACCTTCCAGCGCGCCACCTCCGGCGTGACGGTGTTCTCGCTGCTGGC
This portion of the Acuticoccus sp. I52.16.1 genome encodes:
- a CDS encoding transporter substrate-binding domain-containing protein; amino-acid sequence: MSPDSDGWRVGVLFSRSGTTVVTETEHLRGTELAIAEINAAGGILGRPIVPTVYDPGARNADYLALARRMLAEDDLDIIFGCSMSASRKTVLPIVERHNGLLFYPSMYEGFEYCENVLYCGATVNQTCLPLADYLIRHHGGRIYFVGSDYIFPRESNRIMQELIEARGGEVVGETYVPLEAGADALEDIIPKIRTAAPDAVFSTIIGTSAQAFYRLYDAAGFDRARQPIASLTMAETEIATIGAAACTGHILAATYVQTVDNAANRAFVEAFKARFGAEATTSIWSEAAYMQVHMFARALARVGAADPRRIALDPLGDEFDTPEGRVRVDADTRHLWLTPRIGVANAQGLFDIVWESRVAVRPDPYLAATRIEERALESWA
- a CDS encoding DUF4405 domain-containing protein, producing MSERAARLRPLPRLSLDLAAAAFLLMAFAYWWLGNLAHELFGTTFFLVLVRHVANNRAWWGAVRRGRYDARRTASLVLTLLLAVAMAVLLATSLAISRTVFAVLPLPDAFSLREAHWFAAYWVVALVGLHLGLNWPKVSRLLKRVTGLSLAARGWRVAGMVLAAGIAVLGVGSGSALGLWPRLAFRYSLVMWDFNAALLPFFGHWLAVVGLFAVAGHMAMRLVEVAGAAAARRE
- a CDS encoding DUF1850 domain-containing protein, with protein sequence MSLCLLAAALTVPLTGDTVTLAWSHSVEHVRWEETWRDTPEGLVLVEARVKGSGAGMDPPPEAHLEDGFWAWTPAIPPLAEVVLRRSGATADWELCHDGACRSMAALLPPEADPVTLAPCPAG
- a CDS encoding TRAP transporter permease; this encodes MDDRTPHPELAGQAELQNPEHGLPESFGAGWPGRILFWIAVAFSTFQIVTAFGVPLDRPLLNGALGVAVTPMRLAWVVLALGGLGLAVRAARGRPFAEGLVALLALGAVAVLIDAFSGTLPSQVVRALHVGFLGLVAGGMLANHRARTGFGRTIGWVFGAAAFGVGLYQWAFYEPLLIRAGYPTTLDLVVGSAAIVLLFAFVWRVMGPALVIVAGIFLAYCLFGQYLPAPFNHRGYPFEQVVEHMAYGTEGIYGVATYVSATYIFLFILFGAFLERAGMIGLFTDIAMGLFGGARGGPAKVAVFSSALMGTISGSGVANVVSTGQFTIPLMKRFGYRAGFAGGVEATASMGGQIMPPVMGAVAFIMAETLDVAYVEIVKAAIIPAVLYYASAFLAVHLEAGKRGLAGLPKAELPNAGRAIAEKWHLILPLAALVYLLFSGYTPLFAGSVGLALTALLILAGSAALGITAQAVRLLFWVAIGLLAATALWLGVTLVLGLVIVAAALSLLYRGGRETLITCRAALADGARQALPVGLACASVGIVIGTMTLTGIGTIFGSWVVSVGESSLILSLVLTMIVSLILGMGIPTIPNYIITSSLAAPALLDLGVPLIVSHMFVFYFGIMADLTPPVALACFAASPIAKESGFKISIQAMKIALPGFVIPYMAVYDPALMVQAVGGASGAFFALDVAYMVLKAALAVGMWGVAAIGYLRGPLAAWERLLAVAAAASLVIASPVTDPIGFALVALVVGIHWWRTGRATPARA
- a CDS encoding ANTAR domain-containing response regulator; protein product: MNDSQGRGARRILDELRRARALLIHPQDEDGQLLGAHLKRLGCAVGHAWPPPLVLPDGIDTILVGVDEVAVGDMVQLLEGHDVAVIAIVTYESPTTLKSIYDLNAHGVMSKPLRPLGILTQFTLARYRHRTEGRLNGKIRKLEDTLKGRRMVDRAIRVLMDEQGMAEDAAYRLLRDQATAERIPLSAIAEEIVTAYETMARLGLRRGAEVKAGAPKE
- a CDS encoding LysR family transcriptional regulator, whose translation is MDRRVFNDLFAFTVVARHRSFTNAAAELGMSQSALSQTIRNLEEALGVRLLTRSTRSVAPTEAGARLLARLGPQFGEMQDALDELNEIRDTPRGTIRISAGEHPAVRVLQPRLAAFALEYPDVEVEIIVDGGMIDIVADRFDAGVRLGNQVARDMIAVRISADVTMAVVGAPAYFERYPMPTDPDALTVHRCVRSRLPTRGEIFTWPLEKDGETRRVRIEGPAVFNSLALRVASALDGIGLVFVPLDQVEAHLTAGRLLPVLADWWPTWEGYHIYYPSRRQHGLAFRLLVENLRHR
- a CDS encoding TAXI family TRAP transporter solute-binding subunit, giving the protein MRQTIRHAFVAMATLAMFGATAPAKAQDFIGILTGGTSGVYYPLGVAISNVYSQEIEGARPSVQSTKASVENLNLLQQGRGELAFTLGDSLALAWEGDADAGFPRKLDKLRGLAAIYPNYVQIVASEESGITTLEDLKGKRLSVGAPKSGTELNARKILEAAGMSYDDLAKVEYLPFAESVELIKNRQLDATLQSAGLGVASIRDLATSLPITVVPIPAEVTDAAGAPFVKQTIPAGTYDGQDADVETAAVLNYLVTHDGVSDDLAYAMTKALFENLDDLVAAHAAAKAIKLEGAAEGMPVPMHPGAERYLKEVGVLN
- a CDS encoding cytochrome P460 family protein, with the protein product MTPPRPLPLAALLVGLTLATAARAEPNRVEFPDDLDALEHYTTVTRRDVTEFMYTSRAALDAIRAGGEIPDGTQIILQDWREGEVYRLFVMQKGDGWGADYAAATRTDDWQFQWFWPDGSVNMDENTARCRACHAAREGRDFMFTYNDARRYE